One genomic segment of Theobroma cacao cultivar B97-61/B2 chromosome 6, Criollo_cocoa_genome_V2, whole genome shotgun sequence includes these proteins:
- the LOC18596352 gene encoding uncharacterized protein LOC18596352 isoform X1, giving the protein MVEKNAGALSFNVGTNGVLRKRKSRSESDGDLSDIDDAEITGYLNNNTEMLFKKMVWEAMNKDYRKQKQKKPTTGKKSTSAKKAVASRMEKRKEEGKENKKRLSSKINYDALEKLSDEPEEVAEKTKKNSIDSHWSNQIDTQQSRGTSGTSGLEICGFEEDIFSDEVEPENSNLYSYGDGEEDGYGYREDYDYEEF; this is encoded by the exons ATG GTGGAGAAGAACGCGGGAGCTCTGTCTTTTAACGTGGGCACAAATGGAGTCTTGCGTAAACGTAAGTCGCGTTCTGAATCTGATGGTGATCTATCTGATATCGATGACGCTGAG ATTACCGGATATCTTAACAACAACACAGAGATGCTTTTCAAGAAGATGGTTTGGGAAGCTATGAATAAAGATTATCGAAag caaaaacaaaaaaagccTACTACGGGAAAGAAATCTACTTCTGCTAAGAAAGCTGTTGCTAGCAggatggaaaaaagaaaggaagagggAAAGGAGAACAAAAAG AGGCTGAGTTCAAAAATCAACTATGATGCATTGGAGAAGCTAAGTGATGAACCt GAAGAAGTTGCTGAAAAGACTAAGAAGAATAGTATAGACTCGCACTGGAGCAATCAAATTGACACACAGCAGTCCAGAGGAACATCAGGAACATCGGGTTTGGAAATATGTGGTTTTGAGGAAGACATTTTCAGTGATGAGGTTGAGCCTGAAAATTCTAATCTATACTCCTATGGAGATGGGGAAGAGGATGGATATGGCTATAGGGAAGATTATGACTATGAAGAATTTTGA
- the LOC18596352 gene encoding uncharacterized protein LOC18596352 isoform X2, producing MESCVNITGYLNNNTEMLFKKMVWEAMNKDYRKQKQKKPTTGKKSTSAKKAVASRMEKRKEEGKENKKRLSSKINYDALEKLSDEPEEVAEKTKKNSIDSHWSNQIDTQQSRGTSGTSGLEICGFEEDIFSDEVEPENSNLYSYGDGEEDGYGYREDYDYEEF from the exons ATGGAGTCTTGCGTAAAC ATTACCGGATATCTTAACAACAACACAGAGATGCTTTTCAAGAAGATGGTTTGGGAAGCTATGAATAAAGATTATCGAAag caaaaacaaaaaaagccTACTACGGGAAAGAAATCTACTTCTGCTAAGAAAGCTGTTGCTAGCAggatggaaaaaagaaaggaagagggAAAGGAGAACAAAAAG AGGCTGAGTTCAAAAATCAACTATGATGCATTGGAGAAGCTAAGTGATGAACCt GAAGAAGTTGCTGAAAAGACTAAGAAGAATAGTATAGACTCGCACTGGAGCAATCAAATTGACACACAGCAGTCCAGAGGAACATCAGGAACATCGGGTTTGGAAATATGTGGTTTTGAGGAAGACATTTTCAGTGATGAGGTTGAGCCTGAAAATTCTAATCTATACTCCTATGGAGATGGGGAAGAGGATGGATATGGCTATAGGGAAGATTATGACTATGAAGAATTTTGA
- the LOC18596353 gene encoding probable LRR receptor-like serine/threonine-protein kinase At1g56130, whose product MILRLKPPSSSICLLLFIVFFSCSKSNAQNATTDPSEVRALNTIFQKWDTQAVASWNISGEPCSGLALSLSDSVLEDRDNNPAIRCDCSFNSNTVCHITRLRVYALDRRGVIPEELLDFPFLTFLKIDQNFFSGPLPAFIGNMSRLELLSIAHNDFSGPIPKELGSLKALNMLSFGHNNFSGTLPPELGNLVNLQQIYINSCGLGGEIPSTFANLEKLETVWASDVAFTGNIPNFIGNNWTKLTTLRLEGNSFAGPIPSSFANLTSLTSLRIGGIYNGSSSLGFVRNLRSLTDLVLRNVLLTGNLPSFITELQSLQKLDLSFNNLTGQIPSALFNINSLENLFLGNNSLSGTLPTQKSDTLQTIDLSHNFLSGNLPSWINSSLQLNLVANNFTSNSSNIRLLQGLECLQRSFPCNRNTPRYANFSIKCGGPQMISNGIVFEAENSTTFGAASFNVTSTQKWAVSNAGLFADRQNQKYVENTFAQVRNTGTPELYQTSRLSPGSLRYYGLGLQNGLYTVNLFFAETGFPDRSTQTWKSLARRVFDVYVQGTRQLRDFDISKEAGGVQRAITKNFTANVTENHLEIHLFWAGKGTCCEPEQGYYGPSISAISVVPNFKPNVSGIPPGTPKKKNQTALIVGIAVPVAVVALILIFAIIYVKRRKEDDDEEVFLGIGPRPNTFSYSELKAATEDFSPSRKLGEGGFGPVYKGTLSDGRVVAVKQLSVASHQGKDQFATEIATISAVQHRNLVKLYGCCIEGNRRLLVYEYLENKSLDQALFGDNYLHLDWPTRFNVCLSTARGLAYLHEESRPRIVHRDVKASNILLDAELCPKISDFGLAKLYDDKKTHISTRVAGTIGYLAPEYAMRGHLTEKADVFGFGVVALEIVSGRPNSDNSLENDRIYLLEWAWTLHENNQSLGLVDPSLVEFDENEALRMIGVALLCTQASPAMRPPMSRVVAMLAGDIEVSSVTSKPSYLTDWHFKDITGTFMSEETQTSIASDNSDIKSGKSKTMSGTEPVLSPANVTEFADIIGDGR is encoded by the exons ATGATTTTGAGGCTGAAGCCACCGTCTTCTTCCATATGCCTTCTGCTCTTCATTGTCTTCTTTTCGTGCAGCAAATCCAATGCCCAGAATGCTACCACTGACCCCTCTGAAG TGAGGGCATTGAACACAATCTTTCAAAAATGGGATACACAAGCTGTGGCATCATGGAACATCAGTGGAGAGCCATGCAGTGGGCTTGCACTTAGTCTAAGTGATTCTGTGCTTGAAGATCGTGATAATAACCCAGCTATCAGATGTGATTGTTCTTTCAACAGCAACACTGTCTGCCACATCACTAGACT GAGGGTATACGCTCTGGATAGACGAGGAGTGATACCAGAGGAGCTTTTGGATTTTCCTTTTCTGACATTCTT GAAGATTGATCAAAACTTCTTTAGTGGTCCCTTGCCAGCCTTTATTGGAAACATGTCTAGACTAGAGTTATT GTCAATTGCCCACAATGATTTCTCGGGACCCATTCCAAAGGAGCTTGGAAGTCTTAAGGCGCTAAATATGCT GTCTTTTGGTCATAATAATTTCTCAGGAACACTCCCTCCGGAACTTGGTAATTTAGTCAACCTTCAACAAAT TTACATTAACAGTTGTGGATTGGGTGGCGAGATTCCCTCAACATTTGCTAACCTTGAAAAACTGGAAACTGT GTGGGCATCTGACGTTGCTTTCACAGGCAACATACCCAACTTTATTGGCAATAACTGGACAAAGCTTACAACATT GAGATTGGAAGGGAACTCTTTTGCAGGACCAATACCATCCAGTTTTGCGAACTTGACCTCATTGACGTCTTT GCGAATTGGTGGTATATACAATGGAAGCTCTTCTCTTGGTTTTGTAAGAAATCTAAGGAGCTTGACTGACTT AGTTCTAAGAAATGTCTTACTCACTGGTAATTTGCCATCTTTTATCACGGAATTACAATCTTTACAAAAGCT GGATTTGAGTTTCAACAACTTAACAGGCCAAATTCCAAGTGCTTTGTTCAATATTAATTCTCTTGAAAACTT GTTTCTTGGAAATAATAGTCTGTCAGGTACCCTTCCCACCCAAAAGAGCGATACTCTTCAGACTAT AGATTTATCACACAATTTTCTATCAGGAAACTTGCCATCATGGATAAACTCAAGCTTACAACT GAATTTGGTGGCCAATAACTTCACATCCAACAGCTCAAACATAAG GCTTTTACAAGGATTAGAATGCCTTCAAAGAAGCTTTCCATGCAATAGAAACACTCCACGAT ATGCAAACTTCTCGATCAAGTGCGGTGGCCCACAGATGATATCTAATGGGATAGTGTTTGAGGCTGAGAACAGTACTACTTTTGGTGCAGCATCTTTTAATGTAACCAGTACACAGAAATGGGCAGTTAGCAATGCTGGCTTGTTTGCAGACAGGCAAAATCAAAAGTATGTGGAAAACACCTTTGCACAAGTGAGAAATACAGGCACTCCGGAGCTGTATCAGACTTCAAGGCTATCCCCTGGATCACTCAGATACTATGGCCTAGGCCTTCAGAATGGGCTTTATACTGTAAACTTGTTCTTTGCAGAAACAGGTTTCCCAGACCGAAGCACGCAGACTTGGAAGAGTCTAGCAAGGCGTGTTTTCGATGTTTATGTTCAg GGAACCCGGCAATTAAGGGATTTTGATATATCAAAGGAGGCAGGTGGGGTTCAGAGAGCAATAACTAAGAATTTCACTGCTAATGTAACGGAGAACCATCTTGAAATTCACCTGTTTTGGGCTGGTAAGGGAACCTGCTGTGAACCAGAACAAGGTTATTATGGTCCATCCATTTCAGCTATTAGTGTTGTTCCAA ATTTCAAACCAAATGTCAGTGGGATACCTCCAGGCACtcctaaaaagaaaaaccagaCAGCATTGATTGTTGGTATTGCAGTTCCTGTTGCAGTCGTGGCTTTGATACTTATATTTGCAATTATTTATgttaagagaagaaaagaagatgatgatgaggaaG TATTTCTTGGTATTGGCCCAAGACCAAACACATTTAGTTATTCTGAGTTGAAAGCTGCCACAGAAGACTTCAGTCCTTCAAGGAAGTTAGGAGAAGGGGGATTTGGACCTGTATACAAG GGAACACTTTCTGATGGGAGAGTTGTAGCTGTGAAGCAACTTTCAGTAGCATCACACCAAGGGAAGGATCAATTTGCTACTGAGATAGCTACCATATCAGCAGTGCAACATCGTAATCTTGTCAAACTATATGGGTGCTGCATCGAAGGAAATAGGCGCCTTCTTGTTTACGAGTATCTTGAAAACAAAAGTCTTGATCAGGCACTCTTTG GAGACAATTACTTGCATCTTGATTGGCCAACTCGCTTCAATGTCTGCTTGTCAACTGCAAGAGGGCTAGCTTATCTTCACGAGGAGTCTAGGCCAAGGATTGTCCATAGAGATGTCAAGGCAAGTAATATTTTGCTTGATGCAGAGCTCTGCCCAAAAATATCTGATTTTGGATTGGCAAAGCTTTATGATGACAAGAAAACGCACATCAGCACTCGGGTTGCTGGAACCAT TGGTTACCTGGCGCCGGAGTATGCAATGCGTGGGCATCTCACTGAGAAGGCTGATGTTTTTGGCTTTGGTGTTGTTGCTTTGGAGATTGTCAGTGGTAGACCAAACTCTGACAATAGCCTAGAAAATGATAGGATTTATCTTCTTGAATGG GCATGGACCCTGCATGAAAATAACCAAAGCTTGGGTCTGGTGGATCCATCTTTAGTGGAgtttgatgaaaatgaagCTCTCCGAATGATAGGAGTGGCACTTTTATGCACTCAGGCATCACCAGCGATGCGGCCGCCCATGTCTCGTGTTGTGGCTATGCTTGCTGGAGATATTGAAGTGAGCAGTGTCACGTCAAAACCAAGTTATTTAACTGATTGGCATTTTAAGGATATAACAGGCACCTTCATGAGTGAAGAAACACAAACATCCATTGCATCCGATAACAGTGACATCAAGAGCGGTAAGAGCAAGACTATGTCAGGGACAGAACCAGTGCTCTCTCCAGCAAATGTTACTGAATTCGCTGACATTATTGGAGATGGAAGGTAG